The window ACTACGGAAGGAGTGGTAAGATCCAAGAGGCTGTTGACACGTTTGAGAGGATGGATTTCTTTAATTGTGAACCATCTGTTAAATCATATAATGTGATCATGAACATCTTGGTTGAAAACAGCTATTTTGATCAAGCTCACAAAGTTTATTTGAGAATGTTGGACAAAAAGATTTTTCCTGATGTGTACACCTTCACGATTAGGATGAAATCCTTTTGTAGAACAAGCAGGCCTCATGCTGCTCTGAAGCTTCTTAAAAATATGCCTTCCCAAGGGTGTGAGCCTAATGCAGTTTCATACTGTACTGTAATTGGTGGGTTTTATGGAGAGGATTATCGAATTGAGGCCGGTGAATTGTTTAATGACATGTTTGAGAATGGTCTTTGCCCTGACATATCAACATTTAATAAGCTTATACACACACTTTGCAAGAAGGGGGATACCCAAGAGAGTCGGAAACTTCTCAACAAGATCCTAAAGAGGGGGGTCTCCCCAAATTTGTTTACATTCAACATATTCATTCGGGGCCTTTGTAGGGAGGACAAGCTAAATGAAGCTACTCGTTTGCTTGATTATATGGGTAGAGTAGGGCTTTCCCCTGATGTCATTACATTTAATACATTAATCTGTGGATTGTGTAAGAACTCTAAGGTTCTGGAGGCTGAAAACTATCTGCATAAAATGGTAAATGAAGGGTATTGCCCTGATGATTTCACTTATAACACCATTATCAATGGACATTGCAAATTTGGTATGGTAGAAAATGCATTTAAGATTCTGAAAGATGCTATTTTCAAGGGGTTTGTTCCCGACCAGGTCACTTATTGCTCTCTGATTAATGGGTTGTGTCAGGAAGGTGACATAGATAGGGCTATGGAGGTGTTTAATGAGGCATTGGCAAAAGGGTTGAAACCTAACATTACAATCTACAATTCACTAGTCAAAGGATTGTCTCAGCAGGGGCTTATCTTGCAGGCATTGCAGCTAATGAATGACATGTTAGAagatggttgcagccccaaTATTTGGACTTACAATATTGTTATAAATGGGTTATGCAAGATGGGTTATGTGTCTGATGCTCACAATCTCATGAATGATGCAATAGCAAAAGGGTACCTTCCTGATGTATTTACCTTTAATACACTGATTGATGGCTACTGTAAGCAGTTCAGGCTGCATAATGCGGTGGAGATTGTTGATAGAATGTGGACCCATGGAGTTACTCCTGATGTAATCACTTATAACTCTGTGTTGAATGGTCTCTGTAAGGCTGGAAAGGTTGAAGATGTCATGGAAACATTCAAAGAAATGGTTGGGAAGGGTTGTGTTCCTAATGTCATCACATATAACATACTTATAGAGAGCCTGTGCAAAGTGAAAAAGGTAAAAGAAGCTTTAGAGTTGTTTGTGAAGATGGAAAATGAGGGACTATCTCTAGATGCTGTAAGTTTTGGCACATTGATTCATGGATTTTGTGAGAATAGCGATCTTGAGGGAGCATACCAGCTCTTTAGAAGAATGGAACAGCAAGTTCACTTTCGCCCTCTGACTGCAACATATAATGTCATGATAAATAAATTTTGTGAGAAA is drawn from Telopea speciosissima isolate NSW1024214 ecotype Mountain lineage chromosome 1, Tspe_v1, whole genome shotgun sequence and contains these coding sequences:
- the LOC122658764 gene encoding putative pentatricopeptide repeat-containing protein At1g74580; translation: MSPALLPKHVAAVVKYQKDPIRALEMFNSAAKEDGIKHTLFTYKCMIEKLGFHGEFEAMEGVLADMRLNIYSSLFEGVYIGAMRNYGRSGKIQEAVDTFERMDFFNCEPSVKSYNVIMNILVENSYFDQAHKVYLRMLDKKIFPDVYTFTIRMKSFCRTSRPHAALKLLKNMPSQGCEPNAVSYCTVIGGFYGEDYRIEAGELFNDMFENGLCPDISTFNKLIHTLCKKGDTQESRKLLNKILKRGVSPNLFTFNIFIRGLCREDKLNEATRLLDYMGRVGLSPDVITFNTLICGLCKNSKVLEAENYLHKMVNEGYCPDDFTYNTIINGHCKFGMVENAFKILKDAIFKGFVPDQVTYCSLINGLCQEGDIDRAMEVFNEALAKGLKPNITIYNSLVKGLSQQGLILQALQLMNDMLEDGCSPNIWTYNIVINGLCKMGYVSDAHNLMNDAIAKGYLPDVFTFNTLIDGYCKQFRLHNAVEIVDRMWTHGVTPDVITYNSVLNGLCKAGKVEDVMETFKEMVGKGCVPNVITYNILIESLCKVKKVKEALELFVKMENEGLSLDAVSFGTLIHGFCENSDLEGAYQLFRRMEQQVHFRPLTATYNVMINKFCEKLNISMAEKLFHEMGDTGCSPDAFTFRVLIDGFCKTGNVDSGSNRVNGRV